From the Terriglobales bacterium genome, one window contains:
- a CDS encoding Ig domain-containing protein, with product MSVKGWASPLMLALALVGLGPRPASSIRIVESRLPDCFLGEEYDAGLHATAGSEPLKWEVVKGRLPAGLKLEPGTGRVLGRCEATGDVTFAVRVTDASKPPQTAEQEFTLRVPPPLVVKWKDMPAVRDGGIHGSVTLTNGLKDEYEVTLIIVAVNEVGKAFALGYRHHSLRAQARNEDIEFGGDTVLPRGRYIVHVDAVGEDLTKKKIYRARVQAQDPLNVP from the coding sequence ATGAGCGTGAAAGGCTGGGCCAGCCCCCTGATGTTGGCGTTGGCGCTTGTCGGGCTGGGCCCGAGGCCCGCGTCCTCCATCCGAATCGTGGAATCGCGCCTGCCCGATTGCTTCCTGGGCGAGGAATATGACGCCGGGCTTCACGCGACCGCGGGCAGCGAGCCGCTCAAATGGGAGGTCGTGAAGGGGCGGCTGCCGGCAGGTTTGAAGCTCGAGCCAGGGACCGGCCGGGTACTGGGAAGGTGTGAAGCGACCGGCGACGTGACCTTCGCCGTGCGGGTGACCGATGCGAGCAAGCCGCCGCAGACGGCGGAACAAGAGTTCACGCTGCGGGTGCCGCCACCGCTCGTCGTCAAATGGAAAGACATGCCCGCGGTGCGGGATGGCGGCATCCACGGTTCGGTCACGCTGACCAATGGGCTCAAGGATGAATACGAGGTCACGCTCATCATCGTGGCGGTGAATGAGGTCGGGAAAGCGTTCGCGCTGGGCTATCGGCATCACAGCCTGCGCGCCCAGGCGAGGAACGAAGACATCGAATTCGGCGGCGACACGGTGCTGCCGCGTGGACGCTACATCGTGCACGTGGACGCCGTCGGCGAAGACCTGACCAAGAAGAAGATCTACCGCGCGCGGGTGCAGGCCCAGGATCCGTTGAACGTGCCGTGA
- the tsaA gene encoding tRNA (N6-threonylcarbamoyladenosine(37)-N6)-methyltransferase TrmO: protein MFAPRPIGFVRSHYKATGEVPKGLGAKHEAEGTLEILPEFEPGLTDIEGISHLFVLWEFDRAQGFELLGTPPCDNRPHGVFATRSPWRPNPIGLTVVELLRREGSRLHVRGVDMLDGTPILDLKPYLSSIPEERLRRGWLAEAETRKSK from the coding sequence ATGTTCGCGCCGCGGCCGATCGGCTTTGTCCGAAGTCACTATAAGGCGACCGGCGAAGTTCCCAAGGGACTGGGCGCCAAACACGAGGCCGAAGGCACGCTCGAGATTCTGCCGGAATTCGAGCCTGGCCTCACCGATATCGAAGGCATTTCCCACCTCTTCGTCCTCTGGGAATTCGACCGCGCGCAGGGTTTCGAACTGCTGGGCACGCCGCCCTGTGACAACCGCCCCCATGGTGTCTTCGCCACCCGCTCTCCCTGGCGGCCGAATCCCATCGGCCTCACCGTGGTCGAGCTGCTCCGCCGCGAGGGCTCGCGATTGCACGTCCGCGGCGTTGACATGCTCGACGGCACGCCCATCCTCGACCTCAAACCGTACCTCTCCAGCATCCCTGAGGAAAGGTTACGCCGCGGCTGGCTGGCGGAGGCAGAAACGCGCAAGAGCAAGTAA
- a CDS encoding (2Fe-2S)-binding protein, with product METYQLTVNGKKMKVAADPGTPLLWVLREHLKLTGTKYGCGISACGACTVHVGGVAVRSCVVPVSHIGERPIITIEAMAQDPVGHVVQEAWVEHDVVQCGYCQSGQIMTAVALLKHTQHPSDTNIEESMGGNICRCGTYVRIREAIKSAARQLK from the coding sequence ATGGAAACCTATCAGCTCACCGTGAACGGCAAGAAGATGAAAGTGGCCGCGGACCCGGGCACCCCGCTGCTGTGGGTGCTACGGGAGCACCTGAAACTGACGGGGACGAAGTACGGCTGCGGGATCAGCGCCTGCGGGGCGTGCACGGTGCACGTGGGGGGAGTCGCGGTTCGCTCCTGCGTGGTGCCGGTGTCGCACATCGGCGAGCGGCCCATCATCACCATCGAAGCGATGGCCCAGGATCCGGTGGGACACGTGGTCCAGGAGGCGTGGGTCGAGCACGACGTGGTGCAGTGCGGCTACTGCCAGAGCGGGCAGATCATGACGGCGGTGGCCTTGCTCAAGCACACGCAGCATCCGAGCGACACCAACATCGAGGAATCCATGGGCGGGAACATCTGCCGCTGCGGGACCTACGTCCGCATTCGCGAGGCGATCAAGAGCGCAGCGCGGCAGCTCAAGTAA
- a CDS encoding xanthine dehydrogenase family protein molybdopterin-binding subunit: MRVEAKSRARRSVSRRTFLSVSATAAGGLLVSLYLDLPLTAQGAGAAGEVKYPPAAFVEIRPDGKIVIQVNRLEFGQGINTALPLLLADEMDADWSQVVAELAPAADIYRDPMRGIQMVGGSGSIRTSFEQYRELGARARAMLIEAAAKQWKVTPAQCRTEASVVHGPGGQSAKYAELAGEAARMPVPVTVRLKKPSEFRLVGKGAPRLDSRPKCDGSMKFGLDLDLPGMKVALVARPPVFGGKVKSFDDKNARAVEGVRDVFEIPLVKGGSAVAVVADTFWPAKQGRDRLQVEWNLSGLERADSSELWTKYRELARTPGNVAAAVGDAKAMDGIPAARRLVAEYEFPYLPHTPMEPLNTTVRFDGDRAEVWAGSQFQTVDQAAIAEVLGLKPAQVTFHTEMTGGGFGRRAVTDSHVQREAAEIAKRVRGTPVKLIWTREDDVQGGYYRPMHAHRAEIGIGADGMPVAWRHVIVGQSLLAGTPFAGAIKNGVDDTVVEGVADTHYSIPNLHVWAHHPTVNVPVLWWRSVGNTHTAFVMETLVDELATRAKTDPIAYRRKLLAPDAKKVRAALDLMESKSAAWRTKLPKNHAVGIACHESFSTGVACAVDVSIENQRPRIHRVTVAVDAGLVVNPLSVESQFQGGMTFGLSQLVAKGAITLKDGRVEQRNFDGYRPPYIGDAPVAVDVHIVPSTEKPTGVGEPSVPVISPAVVNALAKLTGKRYRTLPLTSL, from the coding sequence ATGAGAGTGGAAGCCAAATCGCGAGCAAGACGTTCGGTGAGCCGGCGCACGTTCCTCTCCGTGTCCGCCACGGCGGCTGGCGGGTTGCTGGTTTCCCTGTATCTGGATCTGCCGCTCACGGCGCAGGGTGCGGGCGCGGCGGGTGAGGTGAAGTATCCGCCGGCGGCGTTCGTTGAGATCCGGCCGGACGGGAAGATCGTCATTCAGGTGAACCGGCTGGAGTTCGGTCAAGGGATCAACACTGCCCTGCCGCTTCTGCTGGCGGACGAGATGGATGCGGACTGGTCGCAGGTGGTGGCGGAGCTGGCGCCGGCCGCCGACATCTATCGCGATCCCATGCGGGGGATACAGATGGTGGGAGGATCCGGGTCCATCCGGACGTCCTTCGAGCAATACCGGGAGTTGGGGGCGCGGGCGCGCGCCATGCTGATCGAGGCGGCGGCGAAGCAATGGAAGGTCACGCCCGCCCAGTGCCGGACGGAGGCCAGCGTGGTCCATGGCCCGGGCGGGCAGTCGGCGAAATACGCCGAACTGGCCGGCGAGGCCGCGCGCATGCCTGTGCCGGTCACGGTGCGGCTCAAGAAGCCTTCGGAGTTCCGCCTGGTGGGGAAAGGGGCTCCGCGCCTCGACAGCCGTCCCAAGTGCGACGGCTCGATGAAATTCGGGCTGGATCTCGATCTGCCCGGGATGAAGGTTGCGCTGGTGGCGCGGCCGCCAGTCTTCGGCGGCAAGGTGAAGAGCTTCGACGACAAGAATGCCCGGGCCGTGGAAGGCGTGCGCGATGTGTTCGAGATCCCGCTGGTGAAGGGCGGGAGCGCGGTGGCCGTGGTAGCGGACACGTTCTGGCCGGCCAAGCAGGGGCGCGACCGGCTGCAGGTGGAGTGGAATCTTTCCGGACTGGAACGCGCCGACAGTTCGGAGTTGTGGACGAAGTACAGAGAACTGGCTCGAACTCCCGGCAACGTCGCGGCCGCGGTCGGCGATGCAAAAGCGATGGATGGCATCCCCGCCGCCCGCCGGCTGGTGGCCGAGTACGAGTTCCCTTACCTGCCGCACACGCCCATGGAGCCGCTGAACACGACCGTGCGCTTCGACGGCGACCGGGCGGAGGTGTGGGCGGGCTCGCAGTTCCAGACCGTGGACCAGGCGGCCATCGCCGAAGTTCTGGGCCTGAAGCCGGCACAGGTCACCTTCCACACCGAGATGACCGGAGGCGGCTTTGGGCGGCGCGCGGTGACGGATTCCCACGTGCAACGCGAGGCGGCGGAGATCGCAAAGCGGGTGCGCGGGACCCCGGTGAAGCTGATCTGGACGCGCGAGGACGACGTGCAGGGCGGCTACTACCGTCCGATGCACGCGCATCGCGCAGAGATCGGCATCGGCGCGGACGGCATGCCCGTCGCCTGGCGGCACGTGATCGTGGGCCAGTCGCTGCTGGCCGGGACGCCCTTTGCCGGCGCCATCAAGAATGGCGTGGATGACACCGTGGTCGAGGGCGTGGCCGATACCCACTACTCCATCCCCAACCTGCACGTCTGGGCGCACCATCCCACGGTGAATGTGCCAGTGCTGTGGTGGCGCTCGGTGGGAAACACGCACACCGCCTTCGTGATGGAGACGCTGGTCGACGAGCTGGCCACCCGCGCCAAGACGGATCCGATCGCTTACCGGCGCAAGCTGCTCGCCCCCGACGCCAAGAAGGTGCGCGCGGCGCTCGACCTGATGGAATCGAAGAGCGCTGCCTGGCGTACCAAGCTGCCGAAGAACCACGCGGTGGGGATCGCCTGCCATGAGTCGTTCAGTACCGGTGTGGCCTGCGCCGTGGACGTCTCCATCGAGAACCAGCGGCCCAGAATCCATCGTGTTACCGTTGCGGTGGACGCGGGTTTGGTGGTCAACCCGCTGAGCGTCGAGAGCCAGTTTCAGGGAGGGATGACCTTCGGGCTGTCACAACTGGTAGCCAAGGGGGCGATCACGCTGAAGGACGGCCGGGTGGAGCAGCGCAACTTCGACGGCTACCGGCCGCCATACATCGGCGACGCACCGGTGGCAGTCGATGTCCACATCGTGCCCAGCACCGAGAAGCCGACCGGAGTGGGTGAGCCATCGGTCCCGGTAATCTCACCGGCAGTGGTCAATGCGCTGGCAAAACTGACGGGCAAGCGCTACCGTACCTTGCCGCTCACTTCGCTCTGA